A genomic stretch from Ovis canadensis isolate MfBH-ARS-UI-01 breed Bighorn chromosome 5, ARS-UI_OviCan_v2, whole genome shotgun sequence includes:
- the G3BP1 gene encoding ras GTPase-activating protein-binding protein 1 isoform X2, translated as MVMEKPSPLLVGREFVRQYYTLLNQAPDMLHRFYGKNSSYVHGGLDSNGKPADAVYGQKEIHRKVMSQNFTNCHTKIRHVDAHATLNDGVVVQVMGLLSNNNQALRRFMQTFVLAPEGSVANKFYVHNDIFRYQDEVFGGFITEPQEESEEEVEEPEERQQTPEVVPDDSGTFYDQTVSNDLEEHLEEAVAEPEPEPEPEPEQEPVSEVQEEKSEPVLEETAPEDVQKSSSPAPADIAQTVQEDLRTFSWASVTSKNLPPSGAVPVTGIPPHVVKVPASQPRPESKPESQIPLQRPQRDQRVREQRINVPPQRGPRPVREAGEQGDVEPRRIVRHPDSHQLFIGNLPHEVDKSELKDFFQNYGNVVELRINSGGKLPNFGFVVFDDSEPVQKVLSNRPIMFRGEVRLNVEEKKTRAAREGDRRDNRLRGPGGPRGGLGGGMRGPPRGGMVQKPGFGVGRSIAPRQ; from the exons ATGGTTATGGAGAAGCCTAGTCCCCTGCTGGTCGGGCGGGAATTTGTGAGACAGTATTATACACTGTTGAACCAGGCCCCAGACATGCTACACAG GTTTTATGGAAAGAACTCTTCTTATGTCCATGGGGGATTGGATTCAAATGGAAAGCCAGCAGATGCCGTCTATGGACAGAAA GAAATCCATAGGAAAGTGATGTCACAAAACTTCACCAATTGCCACACTAAGATCCGCCACGTTGATGCTCATGCTACTCTGAATGACGGTGTGGTGGTCCAGGTGATGGGCTTGCTCTCTAATAACAACCAGGCTTTAAGGAGATTCATGCAGACCTTTGTCCTTGCTCCTgag GGCTCTGTTGCAAATAAGTTCTATGTTCACAATGATATCTTCAGATACCAAGATGAAGTCTTTGGTGGCTTCATCACTGAACCTCAGGAGG aatCTGAAGAAGAAGTAGAGGAGCCTGAAGAAAGACAGCAGACACCTGAGGTGGTACCTGATGATTCTGGAACTTTTTATGATCAAACTGTCAG CAATGACTTAGAAGAACATTTAGAAGAAGCTGTTGCTGAACCAGAGCCTGAACCGGAACCAGAACCAGAGCAGGAACCTGTATCTGAAGTCCAGGAGGAAAAGTCTGAGCCAGTATTGGAAGAAACTGCTCCTGAGGATGTTCAGAAGagttcttctccagcaccagcagACATAGCCCAGACAGTGCAGGAGGACTTGAGA ACCTTTTCTTGGGCATCTGTGACCAGTAAGAACCTTCCACCCAGTGGAGCTGTTCCAGTTACTGGGATACCCCCACATGTTGTTAAAGTACCAGCTTCACAG CCTCGCCCGGAGTCTAAGCCTGAATCTCAGATTCCACTTCAGAGGCCTCAGAGGGATCAGAGGGTGCGAGAACAGCGAATAAATGTTCCTCCCCAGAGGGGACCCAGACCAG TCCGTGAGGCTGGTGAGCAAGGCGATGTGGAACCCCGAAGAATTGTGAGACATCCTGACAGTCACCAGCTCTTCATTGGCAACCTGCCTCATGAGGTGGACAAGTCAGAGCTTAAAGACTTTTTTCAAA ATTATGGGAATGTGGTAGAACTGCGTATTAACAGTGGTGGGAAATTACCCAATTTTGGGTTTGTTGTGTTTGATGATTCTGAGCCTGTTCAGAAGGTGCTTAGCAACAGG CCCATCATGTTCAGAGGAGAGGTCCGTCTGAATGTGGAAGAAAAGAAGACTCGAGCCGCCCGTGAAGGGGACCGCCGGGATAACCGCCTGCGGGGACCTGGAGGCCCTCGAGGTGGGCTGGGCGGTGGCATGAGAGGCCCACCTCGTGGAGGCATGGTGCAGAAACCAGGATTTGGAGTGGGCAGGAGCATTGCTCCAAGGCAGTGA
- the G3BP1 gene encoding ras GTPase-activating protein-binding protein 1 isoform X1 gives MIITNIFLSPHYVPGTVRSNLCVSSLLLKRPDEVELTKAMVMEKPSPLLVGREFVRQYYTLLNQAPDMLHRFYGKNSSYVHGGLDSNGKPADAVYGQKEIHRKVMSQNFTNCHTKIRHVDAHATLNDGVVVQVMGLLSNNNQALRRFMQTFVLAPEGSVANKFYVHNDIFRYQDEVFGGFITEPQEESEEEVEEPEERQQTPEVVPDDSGTFYDQTVSNDLEEHLEEAVAEPEPEPEPEPEQEPVSEVQEEKSEPVLEETAPEDVQKSSSPAPADIAQTVQEDLRTFSWASVTSKNLPPSGAVPVTGIPPHVVKVPASQPRPESKPESQIPLQRPQRDQRVREQRINVPPQRGPRPVREAGEQGDVEPRRIVRHPDSHQLFIGNLPHEVDKSELKDFFQNYGNVVELRINSGGKLPNFGFVVFDDSEPVQKVLSNRPIMFRGEVRLNVEEKKTRAAREGDRRDNRLRGPGGPRGGLGGGMRGPPRGGMVQKPGFGVGRSIAPRQ, from the exons gttGAATTGACCAAAGCAATGGTTATGGAGAAGCCTAGTCCCCTGCTGGTCGGGCGGGAATTTGTGAGACAGTATTATACACTGTTGAACCAGGCCCCAGACATGCTACACAG GTTTTATGGAAAGAACTCTTCTTATGTCCATGGGGGATTGGATTCAAATGGAAAGCCAGCAGATGCCGTCTATGGACAGAAA GAAATCCATAGGAAAGTGATGTCACAAAACTTCACCAATTGCCACACTAAGATCCGCCACGTTGATGCTCATGCTACTCTGAATGACGGTGTGGTGGTCCAGGTGATGGGCTTGCTCTCTAATAACAACCAGGCTTTAAGGAGATTCATGCAGACCTTTGTCCTTGCTCCTgag GGCTCTGTTGCAAATAAGTTCTATGTTCACAATGATATCTTCAGATACCAAGATGAAGTCTTTGGTGGCTTCATCACTGAACCTCAGGAGG aatCTGAAGAAGAAGTAGAGGAGCCTGAAGAAAGACAGCAGACACCTGAGGTGGTACCTGATGATTCTGGAACTTTTTATGATCAAACTGTCAG CAATGACTTAGAAGAACATTTAGAAGAAGCTGTTGCTGAACCAGAGCCTGAACCGGAACCAGAACCAGAGCAGGAACCTGTATCTGAAGTCCAGGAGGAAAAGTCTGAGCCAGTATTGGAAGAAACTGCTCCTGAGGATGTTCAGAAGagttcttctccagcaccagcagACATAGCCCAGACAGTGCAGGAGGACTTGAGA ACCTTTTCTTGGGCATCTGTGACCAGTAAGAACCTTCCACCCAGTGGAGCTGTTCCAGTTACTGGGATACCCCCACATGTTGTTAAAGTACCAGCTTCACAG CCTCGCCCGGAGTCTAAGCCTGAATCTCAGATTCCACTTCAGAGGCCTCAGAGGGATCAGAGGGTGCGAGAACAGCGAATAAATGTTCCTCCCCAGAGGGGACCCAGACCAG TCCGTGAGGCTGGTGAGCAAGGCGATGTGGAACCCCGAAGAATTGTGAGACATCCTGACAGTCACCAGCTCTTCATTGGCAACCTGCCTCATGAGGTGGACAAGTCAGAGCTTAAAGACTTTTTTCAAA ATTATGGGAATGTGGTAGAACTGCGTATTAACAGTGGTGGGAAATTACCCAATTTTGGGTTTGTTGTGTTTGATGATTCTGAGCCTGTTCAGAAGGTGCTTAGCAACAGG CCCATCATGTTCAGAGGAGAGGTCCGTCTGAATGTGGAAGAAAAGAAGACTCGAGCCGCCCGTGAAGGGGACCGCCGGGATAACCGCCTGCGGGGACCTGGAGGCCCTCGAGGTGGGCTGGGCGGTGGCATGAGAGGCCCACCTCGTGGAGGCATGGTGCAGAAACCAGGATTTGGAGTGGGCAGGAGCATTGCTCCAAGGCAGTGA